AGTCTTCAACCTTTCTCCGTGCGCCTAACGTCGACTCATCTTCACCATGAGCAACACTGAACTCGACAACTCAGGAACGGGCCCCTTGAAGGTTCCCGGATTTAACAATATTCCCCTTGAGCTGGCCCTGGGCAGTGATGATGACAGTGAGGACAGATTTTACGATGCGGTCCCGATGGATTGGTACAGCTCTCCTCTAACCGCTCGGGAGCTGGCCATGTTGAATCTAATGGAAACACTGACGGACCGGCCTGGATGGTACAACCTTGTATTCGACAAGAGTACTGTCGCAAAGTGGAGTGAAGAAGCCATGACGCGCCCGATGATGAGCCGCAAGGCATGGGACTGGTGCTTGGCTGAACTGCGCGATAAAGCCACACGGTTCAAAGAAACAGGCCAgattttagttttaaattCTGGTAGTGCTGTCTGTAAATCCGACACAATTATCCCCTCGTCCGTTGGCTTGAAGATTAAACAATTTGTGGCCAGTTTGTCGGACGAGCTTGGAGGCCGGAAAGACTGGGAGCCCAGTTCCAATAAGCAAATTTGGAATATAATCGACCcgtctcttttccctttaGTCTACGGACAGACGCGCGTTCTCGTGAATGGCGGCTGTGTTCCACTTGAACAAACATTGGAAACCTACGGACAAGGCGAGGTTGCACCCAGGCATGACCAGGATCGTGAAAGACTGGAGAGGCTTCCCAACACTTATCGTAACGCGAGAAGCTTACTCTTCTCTCACCGATTCCAGTGGCTTCCCTGCGAGGTGGAATTCTGTGGGCCAGTGGGATCGACAGACATACGAATTACCTCTTATATCAACGAGCTGCACCCGAGCAGACAACGCTCTTTTTATGAGACACTTGAAGAGGTGATGTCTCAAGTCATTGAGCCATGGAATGAGACATTGATCAAAGGAGAGCCTATTGATTTAGATCTGCCTTCCCCACGGGGCAGGGCGCCTAGAAGAATTCAAACATTTGGTGTTGAGTGGCGAAACGAGTATCCAAAGTGGGCAGAAGATCTACCAACGGAGCGGGATGGTGATCTCGAAGCTTACCACAACGCACTTGCCCGTGTCAAGGAATATGTCGCCCTTCCAGAATATGGCGTTCAAGTCAAATGGCAAGGTCTTGAAACAAAGGAGATCCCACAGGATTGGGAGAGCACGGTATCCCTGAAGGACGTGGTCGATGCAAAATACAGTCGCCTGTTTCGCTTCGAGCATTCCGACCCCGGTCTCTACTCGTATGACGAATGGAAGGCAGGGAAAACTGCAAAATCTATTGTTGGCCCCACGAAACATGACATCCAGTGGGAAACAGACCCTAAGATCTGGTATTCACAATTTAAGATGAAAGACCCAATGGATCGTTACAAACTCCAAGAGGCTCCTGACATGAACTGCACAGATCATGATTACTATACAGTCAAGCTTCAGGAAAATTTTCGCGATGAAGGCCTACAGATCATTGTGAAGCTGGAGGGTATTGAACTAACACCAGAAAGCCCATCTTATCCTGGCGAAGATTGGCACACAGACGGCCTTCGCAATGAGCACATTGTAGGAGTTGCGGTCTACTTCTTCGACATGGAAAACGTGACAGGTAGCAGGCTCTCATTCCGTCAAGAGATTGATATGGATTCAGACCTGTATCAGTTTGAGGGATGGGATGTACCGTACTTAGAAGAATTATTCGGTGTCGAAAACCATAAACCGGCTCTCCAGGAGCTCGGGTCTGTGTCAATTGGCCAGGGACGTCTTATAGTTTTTCCAAACGCACTTCATCACCGCATGGAGCCATTTGAGCTGATTTCCAAATCTCGGGCCGGACACCTTCGATTCCTGACACTGTGGCTCGTCGATCCATACTACCGCATCTGCTCGACGCGGAATGTACCACCGCAGCGGCATGACTGGTGGGCAGAAGAAGCACAATCAATGGTAACATCGGCCCATTCGCTTCCTCAAGAGTTGGCCACCATGGTCCTAAACGAAACACATCAGTGGCCCATGGGTCTCCCAGAGGCTGAACAACATCGACTTGAACGAGGCAAGGATGGCTCTACCGCTCATGACGCGATGAGATATCTGATCCAGAACCATGAGATAAATCTTTGGAAACGAATATGACTGTAGGGATTAGGAAAAATGTGTCCTTAGAATGAGGTTGAATTCTTAATTTGGGAAATTACCGTTCCTGTAGTGCTAGCGGAGGAAGACAGAAATGAACAAGTAACTAGTGACGGTCTTCATGCTTCGACGGTTTCGGAAGATTCAATCCACGCGCAGTACAGAGATAAATCCGGGCGAAGAGAACAGCTGTGCAACAGGCCAAGTACTACTTCATACAAGCTGGAAATACGAATGATATATGTGTTAGGGTTCTCTGTTTCCACTTTCTAAGGTGTGTTAGTTTCTAGTCTGGCGTGGTTGCGTCTGACACTTTAGGGTTTTGTTATTCTTAGTAGTACGCGGGAGTCGTGCCCTAACTCTTCTATACCAGTAGGTTTAATCATCTTTTTAGCATTTTTAGATGCAGTTGTATTAGTTGGGGTATGGACATGATCGGGGCTATAGCCTTGGTTCTATGATTATAAACTCTGTAAATATTGGGTAAGTCAATGGAGATCCCTTTCACCCCGTAAAGATTCTTTGAACTGCAACCCAAGGGACGAAAAGAGAGAACTCAAGACCAGATAATAGTTCTACTAGGTTACCTTCCAGTTTTATGAACTGAATCTTCATGATAGATGTTTAGCGCTCTACGAAGAAGATTACATAATTCAAGCAAATTCAGGAACAGAATAATTGTGTATATTGTGTATCCCAGGCCCGTCCCAACCACCCGACCTTAGGGCCTGAATCTCAATATCATATCGAGATGTATCAGTAAATTGTTCAACGAGGCGGTCTGATATGATCCGTCCTCAGATATACATGAATGATTTAGCATaacaagatgatgagaaagtATAAAGGTATAAAGAAACATGTCCCATGTCCATCCAAATATCCAAGAGGAGGTCATTGCCATCCTCAACAGTAtaaagagaaatgaaaagtCGATGCAAATAACCAAGGGGTATCTTCCAACAATGCCAAAATCTTTAAGAAATTATACAGTGTCGTTATATAAGCCCTCAAATTTCCAACTTCCAAGCACAACCAATATCCTCCACTGCTGCAACCCCTAGTCAGAGTTGGAAGCCAGCTCGTCCGTCAAGGGACGGTGATCATGCATCTTGGGGATGCCACAATCACCAGCTTTATCACCCCGAACCGTCGACGAGTGGTTGGACTCGGGGCTGCAGCACTCAATAGCCTGAACCCAAGGATCCTCCAACACTTCCAAAATTGTCATTCGCTTTTCCGGGAACGGGTGTAGCAtccggaggaggagggtcgCAAGCTCCTTCTCCGGCAGGGCCTTGGCGAAAGTTGTAAGCGGGAAGTTGTCCGCTGTTATGGGTAGGTCGGGGTATTCTTCGAGGAGGTACTGCCAGCTTCCGCGAAAGGCTTGGTAGGatttgtcttcatcgtcggctaGGTCCCAGGGTACGTCGCCAGCGAATATGGCGAAGGCGGTTATGGCGCAGCTCCACACATCGAGGGCGCGGGCGTCGTAGGAGTCTACCAAGAATAAGTATGAGAATATATCAGTATGTTGACAGGCAGGATTGGGTACTTACAGACACCCTGAAATAGCTCTGGCGGAAGATAGGCGGGCGTACCATAGAGACGAGCAGGGAACTCACGGACCGGGCCaagttttctttcccctttgctGTCGGGGGGGAGGAGGTCAGCAAAGACCTCGGAGAGCCCAAAGTCGATAAGCTTGAGGACGTTATCATCGGCCAGGACCAAGTTCTCCGGTTTAATATCATGGTGTGCGAT
This DNA window, taken from Aspergillus flavus chromosome 5, complete sequence, encodes the following:
- a CDS encoding uncharacterized protein (of unknown function-domain containing protein) translates to MKYFLLLILSCLLLLTETALASDTAGPAETLFFYNAYLIEYKTVSNPKKRKLAKGCPATQIDAPCTYAEFMDYILDARSKTQIRKPKFQNILNNADTAGITETSRRLREGGLKCKYDLSKLVEGIGKVTPFSKVLEAVGEQIKEKISLSSVESEKNNIKTALKIVEQNRVADNMRFLNEELEKRMGIEFVKSSRTTDDGRVWQAYDTDKTKLKYPDRKSLSEETKDILKQLRDGKIEVPGFNNIPLELALGSDDDSEDRFYDAVPMDWYSSPLTARELAMLNLMETLTDRPGWYNLVFDKSTVAKWSEEAMTRPMMSRKAWDWCLAELRDKATRFKETGQILVLNSGSAVCKSDTIIPSSVGLKIKQFVASLSDELGGRKDWEPSSNKQIWNIIDPSLFPLVYGQTRVLVNGGCVPLEQTLETYGQGEVAPRHDQDRERLERLPNTYRNARSLLFSHRFQWLPCEVEFCGPVGSTDIRITSYINELHPSRQRSFYETLEEVMSQVIEPWNETLIKGEPIDLDLPSPRGRAPRRIQTFGVEWRNEYPKWAEDLPTERDGDLEAYHNALARVKEYVALPEYGVQVKWQGLETKEIPQDWESTVSLKDVVDAKYSRLFRFEHSDPGLYSYDEWKAGKTAKSIIWYSQFKMKDPMDRYKLQEAPDMNCTDHDYYTVKLQENFRDEGLQIIVKLEGIELTPESPSYPGEDWHTDGLRNEHIVGVAVYFFDMENVTGSRLSFRQEIDMDSDLYQFEGWDVPYLEELFGVENHKPALQELGSVSIGQGRLIVFPNALHHRMEPFELISKSRAGHLRFLTLWLVDPYYRICSTRNVPPQRHDWWAEEAQSMVTSAHSLPQELATMVLNETHQWPMGLPEAEQHRLERGKDGSTAHDAMRYLIQNHEINLWK
- a CDS encoding putative serine/threonine protein kinase → MPHLTIQDEIKKLRCSDSPTVTRSPSPKKTEKYIVQKLRKQFELTKDTIGDGSFARVKIVHRKEQGTLVKYAAKFLNREAKVSEQLYEERAWKEFDIARNLHHPNIAEVISLCKHNPHLVFVMEHCQHGDLCDLMAKATLRHGAKKCFFKQMLRGVAYMHSHGIAHHDIKPENLVLADDNVLKLIDFGLSEVFADLLPPDSKGERKLGPVREFPARLYGTPAYLPPELFQGVYSYDARALDVWSCAITAFAIFAGDVPWDLADDEDKSYQAFRGSWQYLLEEYPDLPITADNFPLTTFAKALPEKELATLLLRMLHPFPEKRMTILEVLEDPWVQAIECCSPESNHSSTVRGDKAGDCGIPKMHDHRPLTDELASNSD